One genomic segment of Occultella kanbiaonis includes these proteins:
- the fusA gene encoding elongation factor G produces the protein MALDVLTDLTKVRNIGIMAHIDAGKTTTTERILFYTGVNHKLGETHDGASTTDWMEQEKERGITITSAAVTSFWDGNQINIIDTPGHVDFTVEVERSLRVLDGAVAVFDGKEGVEPQSETVWRQADKYDVPRICFVNKMDKLGADFYYTVETIVKRLGAKPLVMQLPIGSESEFVGVVDLVTMKAFVWPGDSKGDVTMGAAYETQEIPADLLERAEQYRAQLVEDVAEASDELMEKFLEGEEISIPELKAGIRKMTINSEAYPVFCGSAFKNRGVQPMLDAVIDYLPSPIDVPPMIGHDPKDETVELTRAPSESEPFSALAFKIASHPFFGTLTFIRVYSGLAHPGDQVMNTTKGRKERIGKLFQMHANKENPVDEAHAGHIYAAIGLKDTTTGDTLAALDAPIVLESMSFPDPVIFVAIEPKTKGDQEKLSTAIQKLSAEDPTFTVSLNEDTGQTEIGGMGELHLDILVDRMRREFRVEANVGKPQVAYRETIRRKVDKLDYTHKKQTGGSGQFAKVQMSFEPLQSEAGELYEFDNKVTGGRIPREYIPSVDAGVQDALQVGVLAGYPLVGIKATLLDGAYHDVDSSEMAFKIAGSMALKEGVRRADPVLLEPVMDVEVRTPEEYMGDVIGDLNSRRGQIQSMEDASGVKVVRALVPLSEMFGYIGDLRSKTQGRAVYSMQFSNYAEVPRNVSEEIIKKTRGE, from the coding sequence GTGGCACTCGACGTGCTGACCGACCTCACCAAGGTCCGCAACATCGGCATCATGGCCCACATCGACGCCGGCAAGACCACCACGACGGAACGCATCCTGTTCTACACGGGGGTCAACCACAAGCTCGGCGAGACGCACGATGGCGCGTCGACCACCGACTGGATGGAGCAGGAGAAGGAACGCGGCATCACCATCACCTCCGCCGCGGTGACCTCCTTCTGGGACGGCAACCAGATCAACATCATCGACACCCCGGGTCACGTCGACTTCACGGTCGAGGTGGAGCGTTCGCTGCGCGTCCTCGACGGTGCCGTTGCCGTGTTCGACGGCAAGGAGGGTGTCGAGCCGCAGTCCGAGACGGTGTGGCGCCAGGCCGACAAGTACGACGTGCCGCGCATCTGCTTCGTCAACAAGATGGACAAGCTCGGTGCCGACTTCTACTACACGGTCGAGACCATCGTGAAGCGCCTCGGCGCGAAGCCGCTGGTCATGCAGCTGCCGATCGGCTCCGAGAGCGAGTTCGTCGGCGTCGTCGACCTGGTCACCATGAAGGCCTTCGTGTGGCCCGGTGACTCCAAGGGCGACGTGACGATGGGTGCTGCGTACGAGACCCAGGAGATCCCCGCCGACCTGCTCGAGCGAGCCGAGCAGTACCGCGCCCAGCTGGTCGAGGACGTCGCCGAGGCGTCCGACGAACTCATGGAGAAGTTCCTGGAGGGCGAGGAGATCAGCATCCCCGAGCTCAAGGCCGGCATCCGCAAGATGACGATCAACTCCGAGGCCTACCCGGTGTTCTGTGGCTCCGCCTTCAAGAACCGTGGTGTGCAGCCGATGCTCGACGCGGTCATCGACTACCTGCCGTCCCCGATCGACGTGCCGCCGATGATCGGCCACGACCCGAAGGACGAGACGGTCGAGCTGACCCGCGCGCCGTCGGAGTCCGAGCCGTTCTCCGCGCTCGCGTTCAAGATCGCGTCGCACCCCTTCTTCGGGACCCTGACCTTCATCCGCGTGTACTCCGGTCTCGCCCACCCCGGCGACCAGGTCATGAACACGACCAAGGGTCGCAAGGAGCGCATCGGGAAGCTCTTCCAGATGCACGCCAACAAGGAGAACCCGGTCGACGAGGCCCACGCGGGCCACATCTACGCCGCGATCGGGCTCAAGGACACCACCACCGGTGACACCCTGGCCGCCCTTGACGCGCCGATCGTGCTCGAGTCGATGTCCTTCCCGGACCCGGTCATCTTCGTGGCGATCGAGCCGAAGACGAAGGGTGACCAGGAGAAGTTGTCCACGGCCATCCAGAAGCTCTCGGCCGAGGACCCGACGTTCACCGTCTCCCTCAACGAGGACACCGGCCAGACCGAGATCGGCGGCATGGGCGAGCTCCACCTGGACATCCTGGTGGACCGCATGCGTCGCGAGTTCCGCGTCGAGGCGAACGTCGGCAAGCCGCAGGTCGCCTACCGCGAGACGATCCGCCGCAAGGTGGACAAGCTCGACTACACCCACAAGAAGCAGACCGGTGGCTCGGGCCAGTTCGCCAAGGTCCAGATGTCCTTCGAGCCGCTCCAGAGCGAGGCCGGCGAACTCTACGAGTTCGACAACAAGGTCACCGGGGGCCGCATCCCGCGGGAGTACATCCCCAGCGTCGACGCCGGTGTGCAGGACGCCCTGCAGGTCGGCGTGCTCGCCGGCTACCCGCTCGTGGGCATCAAGGCGACCCTGTTGGACGGCGCGTACCACGACGTCGACTCCTCGGAGATGGCCTTCAAGATCGCCGGCTCGATGGCACTGAAGGAAGGCGTCAGGCGCGCCGACCCGGTGCTCCTGGAGCCGGTCATGGACGTCGAGGTGCGCACGCCCGAGGAGTACATGGGCGACGTCATCGGCGACCTGAACTCCCGCCGCGGCCAGATCCAGTCGATGGAGGACGCGAGCGGCGTTAAGGTGGTTCGCGCCTTGGTGCCGTTGTCGGAGATGTTCGGCTACATCGGCGACCTGCGGTCCAAGACCCAGGGTCGTGCGGTGTACTCGATGCAGTTCAGCAACTACGCCGAAGTGCCTCGGAATGTCTCCGAGGAGATCATCAAGAAGACCCGGGGCGAGTAG
- a CDS encoding ChbG/HpnK family deacetylase, with protein sequence MTTSVIVTADDLGLSPAVNRAVAALADAGAVTATSLLVGRPHAEAALELDLPIAVGLHVEFDPTLLATASHDEIEAAIEDQVAWMRTRGAVPTHLDLHTGALYGLGPEATRPGGVLVEAIAVAARHRLPLRLPRRAPDGAGVGEAHRLAVALADDSGVRLPESIRTDPRPTAAIDGPDDTARYYADLVATLPAGVCEIFLHPADVATDGLGAKRVWEYQLLRSGVLLTVLADTGVTTTDWARI encoded by the coding sequence ATGACCACGTCCGTCATCGTCACCGCCGACGACCTCGGCCTCTCCCCTGCCGTGAACCGCGCCGTCGCAGCCCTGGCCGACGCCGGTGCCGTGACCGCCACGTCCCTGCTCGTCGGGCGACCACACGCAGAGGCGGCCCTTGAGCTCGACCTGCCGATCGCCGTCGGGCTCCACGTGGAGTTCGACCCGACCCTGCTCGCCACCGCGAGCCACGACGAGATCGAGGCCGCGATCGAGGACCAGGTGGCCTGGATGCGCACCCGCGGTGCCGTGCCCACGCACCTGGACCTGCACACCGGGGCGCTCTACGGGCTCGGTCCGGAGGCAACCCGTCCCGGCGGGGTGCTCGTGGAGGCGATCGCGGTGGCCGCCCGGCACCGCCTGCCGCTGCGGCTGCCCAGGCGAGCGCCCGACGGCGCCGGCGTCGGCGAGGCGCATCGGCTCGCCGTCGCACTGGCTGACGACTCCGGCGTCCGCCTCCCGGAGTCGATCCGCACGGATCCGCGGCCGACCGCGGCGATCGACGGCCCGGACGACACGGCTCGTTACTACGCCGACCTGGTGGCCACCCTCCCGGCCGGCGTCTGCGAGATCTTCCTGCACCCGGCGGACGTGGCCACCGATGGTCTCGGTGCGAAACGCGTCTGGGAGTACCAGTTGCTGCGCAGCGGCGTCCTGCTGACGGTCCTCGCGGACACGGGCGTCACGACGACCGATTGGGCGAGGATCTGA
- a CDS encoding MFS transporter, with protein sequence MTTQGDQDAAVGPATADGIEPGRSAPGGVEPGRSAPGAGTTGRTTRPVRYAVGMFGTSIPINMFLAFMAFYYINDLGMDARAYAAVLALYAVIDAIDNPVYGYLSDRTRTRWGRRRPWMILAAPLLAISFIAFFSPPDTLEGASLIAWFAVFTVLTGTSDSLVNANYGALLPELFPNEKRRAVANSLRQGFQLVAMIISVALTPRIAEAIGYSRTSIIFGVVAAVVIIYCALGAREDPRVLTAEQPRLLDSLKVIVGNRKFWMIAVTSGLYSAGMALVIAAVAFFVEYTLRLPSGDSTYLLATVILVSALCLALWTRLVRRYGPERIWRIALIVLAGALATMYLADTLVLAIVCGALVGLGYSGVMATMDLIVARLLDEDTARTGVRREGMFLSAFGFFNRLNAFVKSLGFLAVAMLFGFHSGDDTGTRPDEAARFLLSVFPFVLVSLAAIMSHFVRFDRGAAAEILPTVAVGGPAGGAGDDVAEAAAIRSPGADAPDADDADPPGATDDAPRPRP encoded by the coding sequence ATGACGACACAGGGCGATCAGGACGCTGCCGTCGGGCCCGCCACCGCCGACGGCATCGAGCCTGGCCGGTCCGCTCCCGGCGGCGTCGAGCCGGGCCGGTCCGCTCCCGGCGCCGGTACGACCGGGCGCACCACCCGCCCGGTCCGATACGCGGTCGGGATGTTCGGGACGTCGATCCCGATCAACATGTTTCTCGCGTTCATGGCGTTCTACTACATCAACGATCTCGGCATGGACGCGCGCGCGTACGCCGCCGTGCTGGCCCTGTACGCGGTGATCGACGCGATCGACAACCCGGTCTACGGCTACCTCTCCGATCGCACCAGGACCCGGTGGGGTCGGCGCAGGCCGTGGATGATCCTGGCGGCACCACTGCTGGCGATCTCCTTCATCGCGTTCTTCTCCCCTCCGGACACCCTCGAGGGTGCCAGCCTGATCGCCTGGTTCGCGGTGTTCACCGTCCTCACCGGCACGTCGGACTCACTCGTGAACGCGAACTACGGCGCGTTGCTCCCGGAGCTGTTCCCGAACGAGAAGCGGCGCGCGGTGGCGAACTCGCTGCGCCAGGGCTTCCAGCTCGTGGCGATGATCATCTCGGTGGCACTCACTCCCCGGATCGCCGAGGCGATCGGATACAGCCGCACCTCCATCATCTTCGGAGTCGTGGCCGCTGTGGTGATCATCTACTGCGCGCTCGGAGCCCGCGAGGATCCGCGCGTGCTGACCGCGGAGCAGCCCCGTCTGCTGGATTCCCTCAAGGTGATCGTCGGTAACCGCAAGTTCTGGATGATCGCCGTGACAAGTGGCCTGTACTCGGCCGGCATGGCCCTGGTGATCGCCGCGGTGGCGTTCTTCGTCGAGTACACGCTGCGGCTACCGTCTGGTGACTCCACCTACCTGCTCGCCACGGTGATCCTCGTGTCCGCGTTGTGCCTGGCGTTGTGGACCCGGCTGGTACGCCGGTACGGCCCGGAGCGGATCTGGCGGATCGCACTGATCGTCCTGGCCGGGGCGCTGGCCACCATGTACCTGGCGGACACGCTCGTGCTCGCCATCGTCTGCGGGGCGCTCGTGGGGCTCGGGTACAGCGGAGTGATGGCCACCATGGACCTGATCGTGGCGCGACTCCTCGACGAGGACACCGCCCGCACGGGAGTGCGCCGCGAGGGCATGTTCCTGTCCGCGTTCGGGTTCTTCAACCGGCTGAACGCGTTCGTGAAGTCGCTCGGCTTCCTCGCCGTGGCGATGTTGTTCGGGTTCCACAGCGGCGATGACACCGGCACCCGTCCCGACGAGGCCGCGCGGTTCCTGCTCTCGGTGTTCCCGTTCGTCCTGGTCAGCCTGGCCGCGATCATGTCCCACTTCGTCCGCTTCGATCGCGGCGCCGCAGCGGAGATCCTCCCGACGGTCGCCGTGGGCGGCCCGGCGGGCGGCGCGGGTGACGACGTCGCCGAGGCGGCTGCGATCCGCAGCCCCGGCGCGGACGCGCCGGACGCCGACGACGCCGACCCACCCGGCGCCACGGACGACGCACCTCGACCGCGGCCATGA
- the rpsG gene encoding 30S ribosomal protein S7 has protein sequence MPRKGPAPKRPLAIDPVYGSPTVTQLVNRVLMDGKKSTAERIVYGALEGVREKTQSDPAVVLKRALENVRPTLEVRSRRVGGATYQVPIEVRASRQTTLALRWLVDYARARREKTMTERLMNEILDASNGLGAAVKRREDTHKMAESNKAFAHYRW, from the coding sequence ATGCCTCGTAAGGGTCCGGCCCCGAAGCGGCCGCTCGCGATCGATCCCGTCTACGGTTCGCCGACAGTCACGCAGCTCGTGAACCGGGTGCTCATGGACGGCAAGAAGTCCACCGCTGAGCGGATCGTCTATGGCGCCCTCGAGGGTGTCCGCGAGAAGACTCAGTCCGACCCGGCCGTCGTGCTGAAGCGCGCGCTGGAGAACGTCCGCCCGACCCTCGAGGTCCGGTCCCGCCGCGTCGGTGGCGCGACCTACCAGGTCCCGATCGAGGTCCGCGCCTCGCGTCAGACCACGCTGGCCCTGCGCTGGCTCGTGGACTACGCCCGCGCCCGCCGCGAGAAGACCATGACCGAGCGCCTCATGAACGAGATCCTCGACGCCTCGAACGGCCTCGGTGCCGCGGTGAAGCGACGCGAGGACACCCACAAGATGGCCGAGTCGAACAAGGCCTTCGCGCACTACCGCTGGTAG
- the tuf gene encoding elongation factor Tu: MAKAKFERTKPHVNIGTIGHVDHGKTTLTAAISKVLADKYPDLNTFASFEEIDNAPEERQRGITINVSHQEYQTEKRHYAHVDAPGHADYIKNMITGAAQMDGAILVVAATDGPMAQTREHVLLARQVGVPYLLVALNKSDMVDDEEILELVELEVRELLSSQEFDGDNVPVVRVSALKALEGDPVWVKSIEELMDAVDENVPDPVRDIEKPFLMPIEDVFTITGRGTVVTGRVERGQLKVNEEVEIVGIRAPQKTIVTGIEMFRKLLDTADAGENVGLLLRGTKREDVERGQVVAKPGSITPHTDFEAQVYILAKDEGGRHNPFYANYRPQFYFRTTDVTGVITLPEGTEMVMPGDNTEMTVALIQPIAMEEGLGFAIREGGRTVGSGRVVKIIK; encoded by the coding sequence GTGGCGAAGGCCAAGTTCGAGCGGACCAAGCCGCACGTCAACATCGGCACGATCGGTCACGTCGACCACGGCAAGACGACGCTGACCGCTGCCATCTCCAAGGTGCTCGCTGACAAGTACCCCGATCTCAACACATTCGCCTCGTTCGAAGAGATCGACAACGCTCCCGAGGAGCGTCAGCGCGGTATCACGATCAATGTCTCCCACCAGGAGTACCAGACGGAGAAGCGCCACTACGCGCACGTTGACGCCCCCGGTCACGCTGACTACATCAAGAACATGATCACCGGTGCCGCGCAGATGGACGGCGCGATCCTCGTGGTCGCGGCGACCGACGGTCCGATGGCCCAGACCCGCGAGCACGTGCTGCTCGCCCGCCAGGTGGGCGTGCCCTACCTGCTCGTCGCGCTCAACAAGTCCGACATGGTCGACGACGAGGAGATCCTCGAACTCGTCGAGCTGGAGGTCCGCGAGCTGCTGTCGAGCCAGGAGTTCGACGGCGACAACGTGCCTGTCGTGCGGGTCTCCGCGCTGAAGGCCCTCGAGGGCGACCCGGTCTGGGTCAAGTCCATCGAGGAGCTCATGGACGCCGTGGACGAGAACGTCCCGGACCCGGTCCGCGACATCGAGAAGCCCTTCCTCATGCCGATCGAGGACGTCTTCACCATCACCGGGCGCGGCACCGTCGTCACCGGTCGTGTGGAGCGTGGCCAGCTCAAGGTCAACGAGGAGGTGGAGATCGTCGGTATCCGTGCGCCGCAGAAGACGATCGTCACCGGCATCGAGATGTTCCGGAAGCTGCTCGACACCGCTGACGCGGGCGAGAACGTCGGTCTGCTGCTCCGCGGCACCAAGCGCGAGGACGTCGAGCGCGGCCAGGTCGTCGCCAAGCCGGGTTCGATCACCCCGCACACCGACTTCGAGGCTCAGGTCTACATCCTGGCCAAGGACGAGGGCGGCCGTCACAACCCGTTCTACGCGAACTACCGTCCGCAGTTCTACTTCCGTACCACGGACGTCACCGGCGTCATCACGCTGCCCGAGGGCACCGAGATGGTCATGCCCGGTGACAACACCGAGATGACGGTCGCGCTGATCCAGCCGATCGCCATGGAAGAGGGCCTCGGCTTCGCCATCCGCGAGGGTGGCCGGACCGTCGGCTCCGGTCGCGTGGTCAAGATCATCAAGTGA
- the rpsL gene encoding 30S ribosomal protein S12: MPTIQQLVRKGRSAKVGKSKTPALKGSPQRRGVCTRVYTTTPKKPNSALRKVARVKLSSQIEVTAYIPGVGHNLQEHSIVLVRGGRVKDLPGVRYKIVRGALDTQGVRGRQQARSRYGAKKEKK; the protein is encoded by the coding sequence GTGCCCACGATTCAGCAGCTGGTCCGCAAGGGTCGCAGCGCCAAGGTCGGCAAGTCCAAGACGCCTGCCCTCAAGGGCAGCCCTCAGCGTCGCGGCGTGTGCACCCGCGTGTACACGACGACCCCCAAGAAGCCGAACTCGGCCCTGCGCAAGGTGGCCCGGGTGAAGCTGTCCAGCCAGATCGAGGTCACGGCGTACATCCCCGGCGTCGGTCACAACCTGCAGGAGCACTCCATCGTGCTCGTGCGCGGTGGCCGTGTGAAGGACCTCCCGGGTGTCCGTTACAAGATCGTGCGTGGCGCCCTCGACACCCAGGGTGTCCGCGGCCGTCAGCAGGCTCGCAGCCGTTACGGCGCGAAGAAGGAGAAGAAGTAA
- a CDS encoding adenylate kinase, with the protein MTGTPPGYHRGMGRGSVADLRRARRVLCYGVTGSGKSTLALRLGAELALPVTLVDEHYWEPGWVPAPQEQFEEYIASTVSGPRWVVDTAYARHLDAIFQRADVIVALDYPRLVSLTRLVWRTCRNIVTRAPLCNGNVETLRNALSGDSIIRWHFRSWRSKRSRMRAWAADPGVPPVLLLGRPADTERALAQLRSSPNRSS; encoded by the coding sequence ATGACCGGCACCCCCCCGGGCTATCATCGCGGGATGGGCCGGGGGAGTGTCGCTGATCTGCGTCGGGCTCGCCGGGTGCTCTGCTACGGCGTGACCGGTTCGGGCAAGTCCACCCTGGCGCTGCGCCTCGGGGCGGAGCTCGCACTGCCCGTCACCCTGGTGGACGAGCACTACTGGGAGCCCGGCTGGGTGCCCGCGCCGCAGGAGCAGTTCGAGGAGTACATCGCCTCGACCGTGAGCGGCCCACGCTGGGTGGTCGACACCGCGTACGCCCGGCACCTGGACGCCATCTTCCAGCGTGCGGACGTGATCGTCGCGTTGGACTACCCACGGCTCGTCTCCCTGACCAGGCTGGTGTGGCGCACCTGCCGCAACATCGTCACCAGGGCGCCGCTCTGCAACGGCAATGTCGAGACCCTCCGCAACGCGCTGTCGGGCGACTCCATCATCCGCTGGCACTTCCGGTCGTGGCGGAGCAAGCGCAGCAGGATGCGCGCGTGGGCCGCGGACCCGGGGGTGCCGCCGGTGCTGCTCCTGGGCCGGCCAGCGGACACCGAGCGCGCCCTTGCCCAGCTCAGATCCTCGCCCAATCGGTCGTCGTGA